The sequence below is a genomic window from Corynebacterium afermentans subsp. afermentans.
CTCCACGGACGCCTCCGACGACGAGGACGACTTCGACGACGTGGACAACCTCACCGCCGCGATCCTCCGCGACCGAATGAGCGCGGAGCTGGAGTTCCACCACCGCGGCGAGCTGTTGTGCCGGCTGAACAACATCGACTCGCCGGTGCAGACCATCCGCGACTCCTTCGCCCTGATGCCGAAGGTGACAGAGGAGGACTTCGACAACATCGCCTCGCGCATGTCGCGGATTCCGAGTGCGTTGGCGGGCTACCGCGAGTCTCTGAGCGAAGCGGCGTCGACAGGCGATGTTGCTTCCCACCGCCAGATCGACGCAGTGATCAACCAGTGCGAGCTTTTGGGCGACACCGAATCCCAGCTGGACCACCTGGGCTTGTCGCCCGATTCGCATGTGGTGGGGCACGCCAAGGAGGCATTCCTGGAGATGGCGGACTGGCTGTCCACAGAGCTGTCGCCGCAGGCATCCCACAACGACGGCGTGGGCCGCGAGCGGTACCAGCTGTTTGCCGAGTTTTTCCACGGCCGCGAGGTGGACTTGGACACCAGCTACGACTGGGCGCAGGAAGAACTGGCGAAGACCGTGGAGGAGCAGCGCGCCATCGCGCACGAGCTCTACGGCGACGTCTCCGTGGCAGGCGCTTACCGCAACCTGAACCAGGACGAGCGCTATATCCTCCGCGGCACGGACGCGCTGATTGAGTGGATGTCCGAGCTCAACGACAAAGCCGCCGACGCCTTCCACGTGCCCGAGGGCTTGCACACGGTGGAGTGCGGCATCGACCGCGCCGGCTCCGGCGGCATCTTCTACACCCCGCCCAGCGACGACATGATCCGCCCCGGCACCATGTGGTGGTCTGTGCCGGAAGGCCAGGAGACGTTCCACACCTGGCAGGAGATGTCCACCGTCTTCCACGAGGGCGTGCCGGGCCACCACCTGCAGCACGGCTACGCCTTGCTCAACCGCAACGAACTGAATCTGTGGCGCCGCTCCGTGTGCTGGAACTCCGCCCACGGCGAGGGCTGGGCGCTCTACGCCGAGCACCTCATGGAGGACCACGGCTTCTTCGAGGACCCCGGCTACCGCATGGGCCTGCTTGACTCCAGGCGCCTGCGCCTCGCCCGAGTGATGGTGGACATCGGCGTCCACCTGGGCAAGTGCACCCCGGAGGGCACCGGCACCTGGGACGCCCAATACGCGAAGGCATTCCTGCGCGACAACACCGCGATGCCGGAGGCGAACCTGGCCTTCGAGCTGGACCGCTACATGGGCTGGCCAGGCCAGGCGCCGTCGTACGCGCTGGGCTACAAGGACTGGGTGGATCTGCGCCGCCAGGCAATGGCCCAGGGGATGACTGAGCACGAGTTTCACGTCAAGGCGCTGAAGCTCGGCTCCATGCCCATGGACATGCTCACGAACGAGGTTCTCCACCACTAAGGATCTTGGGCAGCCACCCGGCGATGAGGATCACCATGATCAGCCGGATCACCTGCAGCGCCACCACGGCCGGGCTGGTGGCCAGCACCAGCACCGTCTCCAGCGCGCCGGGGCTGGTGGCCAGGTAGCCCTCGTAGAAACTCAGGCCCAGCCACTTGGACATCAGCCACCCCATGCCGGCGCATGCGAGCATCAGCCCGGCGATGTAGGCCAGCGTGGCGGGCAGCAGGCGGGAGAACCGGCGCAGTGCGGGCACGGACAGCCCGCCACCGCACATCCAGCCGATGGCCAAAAAGCCCACGATGGAAAGCAGCTGGGGCGGCACGATGGTCACGTCTATAAGCGCGCCCACCAGCACCGTTAGCACCATCGGGCCGAAGACTGAGGGGTTGGGAAACCGCAGCAGCTTGCCCGCGAACAACCCGCAGACGATCAGCGCCGGGACCAGCAGCCACATCCACCAGTAGGGCTCGAGTTCGGTCTGGGTGGCGGGAGAAAACTGCGAGGCGACCAGCGGCAGCGACACGGACACGATGAGCAGGCGCAGGTACTGGCTGAGGCTGACGTAACGAATGTCCGCGCCCACGTCGCGCGCGATCGCCGGCATCAGCGACGCCCCGCCGGGCAAAAGTGAAAGCACGCCCGTTTCCCGTGAAACGCCGTGGTTGGCCAAAACCAAACCACCGGCAAAGCCCATGGCAATCACCACCGCGCCCGCAACCACGCCCGGCAGCAGGTAGGGCAGCGGGTTCATCCCCACCAGCGGCAGCGCCGCAAACACACCGACGGTGCCGCGGGCGAAGGTGAACAGGTGCTCGTTGACGGGCAGGTCGTCCTGCGTCACCAGCGCCACCGATCCGGCCCCCAGAATCCCGGCGAGGATCCACGCTGCTGGGACCCCCAAAAACCCAAACAGCAGCCCGAGCGCCGCCGACAACGGAGCAGCCACAAGCCAACGGTTCATGTGGGGCATAGTAGTCCCGTGATCGTTTTCCTCCTCGCCGCGTCCGCGTTCGCCGGTTGGATCGACGCCGTGATCGGCGGCGGCGGTCTCGTGCTCATCCCGGTGCTGATGTCGGCCACGTCCATGCCGGCGGCGTCTGTGCTGGCCACGAACAAGGTCGCGGCAATCTCGGGCACCGCGTCCGCCGCCGCCACCCTCGTGCGCCGGGTCGGGGTCCCCAGGGCGACCTGGGTCTACGCGTTTATCGCGGGTGTGATGGCTGCGCTCGGCGCCAGGGCGGTTTCGCTTATCGACGACTCCGTGGCCACCCCAATCATCCTCGTCCTGCTTATCGGAGTGGGCGTCTTTGTGGCGCTGAACCCGAAGTTCGGGCAGGAGGGCGCCGGCATCTTTTCCGGCAAACGTCTCGGGCTCGCCGCGCTCGCTGTGGCGCTGATCGGTGGCTACGACGGCGTGTTCGGCCCCGGCACCGGCATGTTCCTCATCATGGCGTTTACTGCCGTGTTCACCCAGGGCTTTGTGCGTTCGGCGGCGATGGCGAAGGTGGTCAACACCGCAACGAACCTGGGCGCGTTATTGGTGTTCGGGCTCGGCGGCTTCATCAACTGGAAGCTCGCCCTCGCCCTTGCCGCGGCTAACGTGGCGGGCGCGCAGCTGGGGGCGCGCACGGTGCTCAAGGGCGGGTCGGCGCTGGTGCGCGTGGCGCTCCTTGGGCTCGTTGTCACGCTATGTGCGAAGTTGGGCTGGGACCTACTCCAACACCAGTGACCCGTTCACCAGCCCGACCACTGCGATCACTGCCGCGACCAGCACCACCGCGACAACGACCTTTTCGAAGGCGTTGAAGAGTGTGTCGCCGTGCTTGCGGCGCGTCCAGATGTAGGGGACCAGGCCCGGCACCACGGCGAGCGCGCCGAGCAGCACGTACACCGGGTCCGCGGCGTAGATCAGCCAGAGTGAGTACACGGAGCCGATCAGGCCCACGATAAGGTGCCTGCGGTTGTCGCGGCGGGACACTTCTGGCCCGGAGTCGTCGAAACGCGTGCCGGCGTGCGGGTGGGTCAGCCCCTTGCCTCTGATGGTTAAGAGCACCAGGTAGATGGATGAGAAGATGTACGGCAGCAGGTACATGATGGTGGCCAGCTGCACCATGGCGTTGTAGGACGCCGAGGAGAGGAAGAACACCACCACGAAGAACTGGATCGCCAGCGTGGACAGCAGCTGCGCGCGTACTGGGGAACCGTTGGAATTGTGGCTGCCCATGGAGCGGGGCAAAAGGCCGTCGAGAGCCATGAGCACGATCGGCTCGGCGCACAGCATCTGCCACGACACGTACGCGCCCAGCACCGACAGGCACAGACCGATGGAGATCAGGGCGCCGCCCCACGGGCCCACCACCTGCTCGAGCACCGCACCCATGGAATTGTCCGGCAGCGCCGCCAGCTCTTCCTGGCTGAGCACGCCGTAGGAGAGGGTGGACACCGCCACCAGGAGGCCCAAAACGGACAGGAAGCCGATGATGGTGGCCTTGCCCACGTCGCTACGCACACGCGCCTGCTTCGAGTACACCGAGGCGCCCTCGATGCCGATGAAGACCCAGACGGTGTAGAGCATGATCCCCTTGAGCTGGTCAGTGAAGGGGATGTGTGAACCCCAGAAATCCATGGTGAAGCGGTCCCAGGAGAAGCCGAGGAACGCCACCAGCACAATGAAGGCGAGGATGGGCAGCAGTTTTGCCACGGTCGTCACCGCATTCATCACTGCCGCCTGCCTCAAGCCGCGTGTCAGGCCGTAGAAGATCAGCCAGCTCATTGCACTCACTGAGAGGGCCAGCACCCAGCGGTTGGAGAAGGCCGGGAAGTAGTAACCGAGTGTGTTAAAGAACAGTGTGGCGTAACCCACCTGGGCCATCACGGAGCCGAGCCAGTAGCCCATGCCGGAGGTAAACCCGATGAAATCGCCCAGCCCCGCCCGCACGTAGGAATAGACGCCGGAGTCCAGGTGCGGCTTCCTCACCGCGAGGATTTGGAAAACGAAGGCGATGGAAAGCATTCCCACGCCCGCGATAGCCCAGCCGGTGAGCATGGCGCCCGGGCTGGCTACTGAACCAAT
It includes:
- a CDS encoding DUF885 domain-containing protein; this translates as MTNESWREPSLLDATCEDFVYDLAEISPTLATQIGIDGHDGELQDFSPDYWGRLADRMRDLVADVDALNDSTDASDDEDDFDDVDNLTAAILRDRMSAELEFHHRGELLCRLNNIDSPVQTIRDSFALMPKVTEEDFDNIASRMSRIPSALAGYRESLSEAASTGDVASHRQIDAVINQCELLGDTESQLDHLGLSPDSHVVGHAKEAFLEMADWLSTELSPQASHNDGVGRERYQLFAEFFHGREVDLDTSYDWAQEELAKTVEEQRAIAHELYGDVSVAGAYRNLNQDERYILRGTDALIEWMSELNDKAADAFHVPEGLHTVECGIDRAGSGGIFYTPPSDDMIRPGTMWWSVPEGQETFHTWQEMSTVFHEGVPGHHLQHGYALLNRNELNLWRRSVCWNSAHGEGWALYAEHLMEDHGFFEDPGYRMGLLDSRRLRLARVMVDIGVHLGKCTPEGTGTWDAQYAKAFLRDNTAMPEANLAFELDRYMGWPGQAPSYALGYKDWVDLRRQAMAQGMTEHEFHVKALKLGSMPMDMLTNEVLHH
- a CDS encoding AbrB family transcriptional regulator, which produces MNRWLVAAPLSAALGLLFGFLGVPAAWILAGILGAGSVALVTQDDLPVNEHLFTFARGTVGVFAALPLVGMNPLPYLLPGVVAGAVVIAMGFAGGLVLANHGVSRETGVLSLLPGGASLMPAIARDVGADIRYVSLSQYLRLLIVSVSLPLVASQFSPATQTELEPYWWMWLLVPALIVCGLFAGKLLRFPNPSVFGPMVLTVLVGALIDVTIVPPQLLSIVGFLAIGWMCGGGLSVPALRRFSRLLPATLAYIAGLMLACAGMGWLMSKWLGLSFYEGYLATSPGALETVLVLATSPAVVALQVIRLIMVILIAGWLPKILSGGEPRS
- a CDS encoding TSUP family transporter codes for the protein MIVFLLAASAFAGWIDAVIGGGGLVLIPVLMSATSMPAASVLATNKVAAISGTASAAATLVRRVGVPRATWVYAFIAGVMAALGARAVSLIDDSVATPIILVLLIGVGVFVALNPKFGQEGAGIFSGKRLGLAALAVALIGGYDGVFGPGTGMFLIMAFTAVFTQGFVRSAAMAKVVNTATNLGALLVFGLGGFINWKLALALAAANVAGAQLGARTVLKGGSALVRVALLGLVVTLCAKLGWDLLQHQ
- a CDS encoding amino acid permease, whose protein sequence is MSKRTVSVWTLVSLIIGSTIGSGIFALPQNIGSVASPGAMLTGWAIAGVGMLSIAFVFQILAVRKPHLDSGVYSYVRAGLGDFIGFTSGMGYWLGSVMAQVGYATLFFNTLGYYFPAFSNRWVLALSVSAMSWLIFYGLTRGLRQAAVMNAVTTVAKLLPILAFIVLVAFLGFSWDRFTMDFWGSHIPFTDQLKGIMLYTVWVFIGIEGASVYSKQARVRSDVGKATIIGFLSVLGLLVAVSTLSYGVLSQEELAALPDNSMGAVLEQVVGPWGGALISIGLCLSVLGAYVSWQMLCAEPIVLMALDGLLPRSMGSHNSNGSPVRAQLLSTLAIQFFVVVFFLSSASYNAMVQLATIMYLLPYIFSSIYLVLLTIRGKGLTHPHAGTRFDDSGPEVSRRDNRRHLIVGLIGSVYSLWLIYAADPVYVLLGALAVVPGLVPYIWTRRKHGDTLFNAFEKVVVAVVLVAAVIAVVGLVNGSLVLE